In Nymphalis io chromosome 13, ilAglIoxx1.1, whole genome shotgun sequence, one genomic interval encodes:
- the LOC126773058 gene encoding lipid droplet localized protein-like, with amino-acid sequence MSRLDLIIFGATGFTGKHVVKMLASKVIENYPDLKWGVAGRSMTKLDAMLQEISNQIEGDITSVKKIEANVKDEESLKEMCLQCKVLVNCCGPFRLYGEPVVRAAVAARAHYVDVCGEPQFIEKMQLEYDEKAREAGVYVISACGFDSIPNDLGVIYLQKNFCGTLNSVESYISASNDVETRGFINYGTWESLIHSLAHYHELPALRKKLYPERLPPLEPKLKQRSLVHRRGRLWCVPFPGADASVVYRTQRRLHRAARTRPAQIKTYACFPSLAAALGALLLAALLFALSRWAAARALLLRHPERCSLGAVARGPAERAHTHARFAVRLYGRGWPAGADPRAPPDRALCVQVSGADPGYGMTALGVLYSALTILHEKDKMPECGVLTTGYAFKDTSIIQLLDENNIKFEMINRYG; translated from the exons atgTCTCGTCTCGACTTAATAATTTTTGGCGCGACGGGATTCACGGGCAAGCATGTTGTGAAGATGCTAGCTAGTAAGGTCATTGAGAACTACCCTGATTTGAAATGGGGCGTCGCCGGTCGCTCAATGACGAAACTGGATGCTATGCTTCAAGAAATATCCAATCAAATCG aaGGAGATATAACGTCCGTGAAGAAGATCGAGGCTAACGTGAAGGACGAGGAGTCGCTGAAGGAGATGTGCCTGCAGTGCAAGGTGCTGGTGAACTGCTGCGGGCCCTTCCGCCTGTACGGCGAGCCCGTCGTGCGCGCCGCCGTGGCCGCGCGCGCGCACTACGTCGACGTGTGCGGGGAGCCGCAG TTTATAGAAAAAATGCAGCTGGAGTACGACGAGAAGGCGCGGGAAGCCGGCGTGTACGTGATTAGTGCTTGCGGATTCGACAGTATTCCCAACGATTTAGGTGTCATTTACCTACAGAAGAACTTTTGTG GCACGCTTAACTCTGTGGAATCGTATATATCCGCAAGTAATGACGTCGAGACGCGTGGCTTTATCAACTATGGGACTTGGGAGTCGCTGATACACAG CTTGGCGCATTACCACGAACTACCCGCTCTAAGGAAGAAGTTGTATCCGGAAAGGTTGCCGCCTTTAGAGCCTAAACTGAAGCAAAG GTCGCTGGTGCACCGTCGCGGGCGGCTGTGGTGCGTGCCGTTCCCGGGCGCCGACGCGTCCGTGGTGTACCGCACGCAGCGCCGCCTGCATCGCGCGGCGCGCACGCGGCCGGCGCAGATCAAGACGTACGCGTGCTTCCCGTCGCTGGCGGCGGCGCTGGGCGCGCTGCTGCTGGCGGCGCTGCTGTTCGCGCTCAGCAGgtgggcggcggcgcgcgcgctgctGCTGCGCCACCCCGAGCGCTGCTCGCTGGGCGCCGTGGCGCGCGGGCCGGCCGAGCGCGCGCACACGCACGCGCGCTTCGCGGTGCGCCTGTACGGGCGCGGCTGGCCCGCCGGCGCCGacccgcgcgcgccgcccgacCGCGCGCTCTGCGTGCAG GTGTCCGGTGCGGACCCCGGCTACGGCATGACGGCGCTGGGCGTGCTGTACTCGGCGCTGACGATCCTCCACGAGAAGGACAAGATGCCCGA GTGTGGAGTACTGACAACCGGATATGCATTCAAGGACACGAGCATCATTCAATTACTGGACGAAAACAACATTAAATTCGAAATGATAAACCGTTATGGTTGA
- the LOC126773055 gene encoding phenylalanine--tRNA ligase alpha subunit, whose translation MELNERILKYLDGCDKVDTLTLASEFNEEHQKIVGAVKSVEALEMVISEPVKSTKWELTDEGRLVAEKGSHEAVLYRSIPEEGIKQADVMKSVPNAKVGFSKAMSLGWIFIDKSGAPLVKRKVESITDTVQDHLNEIKKGIDNLTDNVRNDYKKRKLLQEITIKSFSLSKGPHFATSIKKLETDLTSEMLLTGSWKQLQFKPYNFSALGQPPECGHLHPLLKVRSEFREIFLEMGFTEMPTNQYVESSFWNFDALFQPQQHPARDAHDTFFISSPAISTDFPMDYLERVKKVHSVGGYGSQGYRYEWKLEEAQKNLLRTHTTAVSARMLHGAARRPFARRKYFSIDKVFRNETLDATHLAEFHQVEGVIADRGLGLADLISTLDTFFSRLGFHKLQFKPAYNPYTEPSMEIFAYHEGLEKWIEIGNSGVFRPEMLLPMGLPEDVNVIAWGLSLERPTMIKYGLNNIRDLVGPKVDLQMVQNNPICRLDK comes from the exons atggagtTAAAcgaaagaattttaaaatacctaGATGGGTGTGATAAAGTTGATACATTAACATTAGCTAGTGAATTTAATGAAGAACACCAAAAGATTGTCGGTGCAGTGAAAAGTGTCGAAGCACTAGAAATGGTTATTTCCGAACCagtaaaaagtactaaatgGGAATTAACGGATGAAGGTAGGCTAGTTGCTGAAAAGGGCAGCCACGAAGCTGTCTTATATAGAAGTATTCCTGAAGAGGGAATTAAGCAGGCTGATGTCATGAAG AGTGTTCCCAATGCAAAAGTAGGATTTAGCAAAGCTATGTCTCTTGGCTGGATATTCATTGACAAATCAGGAGCACCATTAGTGAAACGGAAAGTAGAAAGCATTACTGATACAGTGCAAGACCATCTCAATGAAATTAAGAAAGGCATAGACAACTTAACTGATAACGTAAGAAATGATTACAAAAAACGGAAGCTCTTGCAAGAAATCACAATTAAGAGTTTCTCATTATCTAAGGGTCCTCACTTTGCAACATCCATTAAGAAGCTAGAGACAGATCTAACAAGTGAAATGCTGCTAACTGGTTCATGGAAACAGTTACAATTCAAACCATATAACTTTTCTGCCCTTG GTCAACCACCAGAATGTGGCCATCTACATCCCCTTCTGAAAGTAAGATCGGAGTTCCGTGAAATCTTCCTTGAAATGGGATTCACAGAGATGCCAACTAATCAATATGTAGAAAGTTCTTTCTGGAATTTCGATGCATTGTTCCAACCTCAACAGCATCCAGCGAGAGATGCCCATGACACTTTTTTCATATCCTCACCGGCTATATCCACTGACTTCCCCATGGATTATTTGGAAAGAGTCAAGAAAGTACATAGTGTAGGAGGTTATGGGTCacag GGTTACCGCTACGAGTGGAAGCTGGAGGAGGCGCAGAAGAACTTGCTGCGCACGCACACCACGGCCGTCAGCGCGCGCATGCTGCACGGCGCCGCGCGACGGCCCTTCGCGCGCCGGAAGTACTTCAGCATCGACAAG GTATTCCGCAACGAGACACTAGATGCGACCCATTTGGCTGAGTTTCACCAAGTGGAGGGTGTGATAGCTGACCGTGGCCTAGGCCTGGCCGACCTCATCAGCACTCTGGACACGTTCTTCAGTCGCCTCGGTTTCCACAAGCTCCAGTTCAAACCGGCTTACAACCCTTACACCGAACCCAGTATGGAGATATTTGCTTATCATGAAG GTCTTGAGAAGTGGATCGAGATTGGCAACTCGGGTGTTTTCAGGCCAGAAATGTTGCTGCCCATGGGTCTGCCCGAGGACGTCAATGTCATCGCATGGGGATTGTCTCTTGAGAGACCAACTATGATTAAATACGGACTCAACAATATAAGAGATCTCGTAGGACCTAAGGTCGACTTACAAATGGTACAGAATAACCCAATCTGTAGGCTCGATaagtga
- the LOC126773066 gene encoding GDP-L-fucose synthase, with the protein MSEEKSIILVTGGSGLVGQAIKTVVEEERKIDTERASKETWIFCSSKDGDLRDKAQTDALFEKYKPTHVIHLAAIVGGLFQNMSHNLEFFRENMAINDNVLHACFKNNVKKVVSCLSTCIFPDKITYPIDETMVHNGLPHPSNYGYSYAKRMVDILNKGYNSEHGCAFTSVIPCNVFGAHNNYSVSAAHVVPALVRRMHDALRNGDPTFTVLGSGKPLRQFIYSLDLAKLMIWVLRNYNDVEPIILSVDEEDEVTISDVAEAIKKAYNYQGQIVYDTSKADGQYKKTASNKKLRSLYKDFTFTPFDKAIQESVTWFIENRDRARL; encoded by the exons atGAGTGAAGAGAAAAGTATAATACTTGTGACTGGCGGTTCTGGTTTAGTGGGTCAAGCGATAAAAACGGTGGTCgaagaagaaagaaaaatagATACAGAGAGAGCCAGTAAAGAGACTTGGATATTCTGTTCTTCCAAAGATGGTGATCTTAG AGATAAAGCACAGACCGATGCACTCTTTGAGAAATATAAGCCTACCCATGTGATCCATCTAGCAGCCATAGTTGGTGGATTGTTCCAGAATATGTCACATAACTTAGAatttttt agAGAAAATATGGCTATAAATGACAATGTTCTACATGCTTGTTTCAAAAACAATGTCAAGAAAGTGGTCTCTTGTCTATCAACATGTATATTTCCAGACAAAATTACGTATCCTATCGATGAAACTAtg GTTCATAATGGTCTACCTCATCCTTCAAATTATGGCTACAGCTATGCAAAGAGGATGGTTGATATTTTAAACAA AGGCTACAACTCGGAGCACGGGTGCGCGTTCACATCGGTGATCCCGTGCAACGTGTTCGGCGCGCACAACAACTACAGCGTGTCGGCCGCGCACGTCGTGCCCGCGCTCGTGCGCCGCATGCACGACGCGCTGCGGAACG GCGACCCAACATTCACAGTGCTCGGCAGCGGCAAGCCATTGAGACAATTTATCTATTCCCTGGACTTGGCCAAGCTTATGATATGGGTATTGAGAAACTACAACGATGTGGAACCCATTATTTTATCGg TGGATGAAGAAGACGAGGTTACGATAAGCGATGTAGCAGAAGCAATTAAGAAGGCTTACAACTACCAAGGGCAGATAGTGTACGACACGAGCAAAGCTGACGGACAATACAAGAAGACAGCGTCCAATAAGAAACTTAGGTCGCTGTACAAGGACTTTACTTTCACTCCCTTCGATAAAGCCATTCAAGAGAGCGTCACATGGTTCATAGAGAATAGGGACCGCGctagattataa